Proteins found in one Dermacentor silvarum isolate Dsil-2018 chromosome 8, BIME_Dsil_1.4, whole genome shotgun sequence genomic segment:
- the LOC119462739 gene encoding lipase 3 — MLLNILNYRTWRPPRYELSRARVPVALYHSAGDWYADPWDVGRLQRELPSVARLYRVADRRFTHYDFVVGTGNQAALLYSEMIHFMEQYRNDAMASPP, encoded by the exons ATGCTGCTCAACATACTGAATTACCGAACG TGGCGGCCACCCAGGTACGAGCTATCCCGCGCACGAGTTCCCGTGGCGCTCTACCACAGCGCAGGTGACTGGTACGCCGACCCATGGGACGTGGGGCGGTTGCAGAGGGAGCTGCCCAGTGTTGCCCGTCTCTACAGAGTGGCCGACCGGCGGTTCACGCACTACGACTTTGTCGTGGGAACGGGCAACCAGGCAGCACTCCTCTACAGCGAGATGATACATTTCATGGAACAGTATCGAAACGATGCCATGGCATCTCCCCCGTGA